Below is a window of Drosophila miranda strain MSH22 chromosome 3, D.miranda_PacBio2.1, whole genome shotgun sequence DNA.
CGTTCAACGTTCGATACCGTATCACTGGTCGTAGCTGTCATCTACACAAATTTGGAAAAAACGGCAACCCTACCAGAGGCGTCTGAAAAAAAGCGCTAATCTACAATTGAAGAAAATAAAATCTGCAAATCAGCAATAAACTTTTGGAATATTCGGCAACCGTCACACCTTAACATGAGCGATTCGTATGAAGCACCAGTGCGCGAGAAGCGCTCATTTCTCATGGCTCGAGATCCCAGCGTTGACCGGCGCTGTCGACCAAGACCGGAGAAAAAGTTGCGTCTGTTCGATGATATACATGAAGCCATGGAGAGCACAGACGGCTCAGACTCTGAGTCAGAGTGCGCATCCAATGGTGGAGACTATGCAACTAGTGTCCCGAGTGCTGAAGATATCAGTGTCGGGGATACTGGGCCACAGGTCTTTTTGCGTCTGCGTCCCGTGGGTGTCGCCTCCAAAGCATACTCGGTATCAGACGATGGAAAAGTGCTGGTTACCAGCGTGAAGAGTGAAAACACCAGCACCAATGTCAACAAAATGGAAAAGCACTTTGGATTCACATCTATATTCGATGGCTCCGTTGGGCAGCGGGATGTCTACGACATCTGTGTTGGTCCCAGGATTCTGGAAGAAGAATGCGTTACCATAATGACGTATGGCACTTCAGGCTCGGGAAAAACGTACACATTGCTTGGTATGTTCGATATTTTACTGTCTGCACCAAAGGGCAACTCCTCATAATGTTTTTTCCAACAAAGGCGATGATGTGCTTGCTGGTGTTATACCCCGCGGCCTAGAGCACATATTCACCATCTACATGGAAAACTTATACCACTCACCCAAACTAAAACTGGTCAACGGCTGCATTGAGTTCCTTCAGGACGAGACCACGTTGCGGGAAATGCAAATAAGCAAGAAACTGCTTAGCTTGTGCCCGGATATTGGCGGGCATCACGAGCGACTGAAGGAGGCGATTCAGGGGGATCACACCTTCGAGACAAAGGCCGACCCGAACGTCTCGGTAATGATTTGGGTATCATTTGTGGAGATCTACAATGAACTGGTATATGACCTATTGACCATACCGCCGCGTCAAGAAAATCTTGGTGCTGTTCCGCGAAAGCCCATGAAGATCTCCTGCAATAAAGGTCAAGTATATATCAAGGGCCTGACGACTGTGTTCGTAAGAAGCAGCGAGGAAGccttgcagctgctgcggctggGACAGCAGCGTTCCACCTACGCTTCGACCTCGGTGAACGCGAACTCTAGCAGATCCCACTGTGTCTTCATCGTGGATGTGTTGAAGTACAACTGCTCGGGAATGACCACTCAATGTTCGTACAAGTTTTGCGACCTCGCGGGCTCGGAGCGTGTAAACAACACGGGCACCATCGGGTTACGCCTCAAGGAGGCGAAAAACATCAACACCTCCCTAATGACTTTGGGGCGGTGTCTGGACGCGGCCAGTACTTCACGGAAAAAGCCAAACAATGACGTCATACCATTTCGCGATTCAAAGCTTACCATGCTGTTGCAAGCAGCCCTGCTCGGAAAGGAACGCTTGGCCATGATAGTGACTGTCACACCGCTGGAGAAGTTCTATGAGGAAAACCTGAACGTGCTCAACTTCGCCTCCATAGCGAAGAATATCATTTTTAAAGAGCCTTTGATAAAGCAGCATTGTACACGATATTCTGGTTTCTTTGACAACTCTAAAAAGAATACCCAGTACGAATACATCAAAGAGATTGAGGAGATTAATATCAGGTATAGAAATCTAATGAGCTCATCGCTTTTCGGCATAATAACACATCGTATAATACACTTTTTACCGTACAGCCTGCGGCAAGAGATCGATCGATTGAAGTTGGACCATGTACTGAAGAtgcagctgctggaggagaGGCTGCGAAAGGAAATTTCGGAGACCTACCAAGAATTGTTGCGGGAAAACAAAAAGCAGTGGGAGAAGCAGGCCGAGAAGCAACGTCTGATGGCAGAGCGGGAGTTCGAGTTTAAGGTTTGTACGCCTTACATAAGATGGTTTGCCTTTCCATTGCCACTAAACAATCGCGTATCATTGCAGCTGGCAGCACAAAAGCGGCTGTACGAAGAGCAAATCGAGGATCTCAAGGATGAAATCGAGGAACTCAAACCTCCCTCAAGCGAATCCGACAGTATGGACGAAAAGGAGGATGAGCCCAATGCGTCCATAGAAATACTCGATGATGAATAGTACATGTTATATTTGCCATCTTGTATTTTTAAGGGTTTGTTATAGTCTAAATAAAATCACTTATGAATTCAAGTAGTGTGTATTCTGAGAACTTTTCTATTTGTGAAAAACATGGAAATCATCCTCGGGCTTGGGTCATCCTTGGGCTGTTGTCAATCTCTGTTTAAAAgatatttcaacgatattttgcagGTAGTGATCTCCTTACAAAGACCAGGAATGAGTAACGACTAAGACATATCATTTTTAGAAATGGTCTTTCTAAATTACGTTTTAAAGCAGctttatataaaataaaccAAATACTAGTGTATACAAATGGCCATAGGCTGACAAGCAACAAGACtttaaataccagcaacattgacgtTACAACATTGtgactgttttttttgtttaaaccttgttttagtcaaaatacaataaatggGAGTACTTAAAATTCgttaatcttgtagaaaatgtatttatcaATGGAATAAAACTATGAGCATTAGGAACAATTACGCCCtaacttttttttgtttgacctttttcactaaaaccttttttttaggcaaaatctaataaaaacaagtatttaaaataagccagtcaagtagaaagtTGAATCAGTAAccatataaaattatgtgggcatggctaaatgtgctatatatatagtaatattctacggaagatcaaaatcgaggaatatgtaaaatagaacttgaattcgtcagtatatttatggtatattttttaaatgagatggtatattttggtatatttatGAGGGTCGGACCGTATATTTTTATCACACTGCGCAGTTTTAGATTCAGTTAACTAGATTAGATTTATACATCTAACACTCCAAAGGTACATCTAATAATAAGTGCTTAAACGAAAATGACAGTGAAAGCAGAAAACCATGAAAAACAATTGTGCAAATTTCTAAGCAGACATCAAATAAAGTGGGACACAACATAGGCCCAGGCAtatacacacagacacacacacacattgacATTGACTGTAACCGCAGCCATATGTACtatatatgcatatgtgtACTTATGTATACACTTATACGAGTATATTGTGAAATTATAAACATAATTAATGCCTGGtgatttgtttttgttgcagcttgTGGCACCCACCTCTGTCTGCGGGGCGTGAAATGTTAAGGATTCACTTCAAAATGGGTCCGCAACGTAGTCATCatcccagcaacaacaacaacagcaatggCACCGCCACCAGCAGCAATGGCAATCGCCAGCACAAGGAGTTTACGTGCTGTTTTGGTCTGCATGTCCATACGGCCACCCTGATGATTGGATTGTGGCATTTGGTAAGAAACTCAATTACCACCCTCTGACCTTTaccccacccacacacacagctgCAGCAGGCTTCTCAAAATGTGTATACACAGCTGCATTCCCACGCATGCAAGTTGTTGCCGCTTCATTTTTGACCCTTTTCAGTGTCAAGGAAGGGAAAAATCAATCGACCATGCCTGCGCAGTTCCTCCAAAACTGCACGCATCCAGCAGCTCTAAAACTTTCGCACTGCACACGTCCAACTTTCCCTGCGTGGGTTTACCTCCCCCTGTGACGTCAATCCGTGCGTCATCTGATCGGCAACAGTGCCAGCGAAGATGGGACTTAGCATCACTTTGCATCCCAATACGGAAGTGTCGGTCCGGATCCGTGCCTGGCAAACGGTATAGTGCGATTCCACAAGCCCTAAGGTGGGCCTTTTGTCCAGCCCCCGGCTGAAAGTAGCCCCTACTACAGCCCATTGTGGAGAGGTGTCGCCTACACATGACTTGGCATAAGCAATTGGCATAATTTGTGTATTTCAGTGCTCGTTCCGCCTCTTATGATTGGGGTCCCCTGCGACACGCTTTCATAGTTGCTCGCCGCACCGCACCACACCGCCTCATGTTTTGCAGTAACAAATCGTCACATGCGTCGCGAAAATGATTACAGTTTGAGCAGCATCAGCGACTGTGGGGCTCTGAAACCTTGTCGATGGTGTTCCGTTTCACTTCTTATCAACATCAAGTGCAATTTAATACCACTTCGGGTCCCAGTTTCCCCTTTTCTTTGTTTACCCCTCCAATTCGAGTCGAGTATCGGCTGTTCAAAcgcttttatttatttatttatttgtgtaGCGTATAGCCGCGAATTGAATATTCCGATTGGATCATCATATAGTGATACAGTCATCTTGCGACCATCTGACTGATCCAACTTCGTTTAGGTATCCAAATTAGAATTATAACAAACAAACCATGCGCCTCCATTTAAGTGTCGCATTAAAGGTCAATTTGCAGTCAAAACAGAGCCTTGAACCTGATGTGATGTCTAAGCACGGGCCATATGTGCAAACAGTCACCGCCAGATACCAGATATCCGAATCCATGAGCTGttccatttatttttaaaaatcCACGTACTCGCCAGATGATATGCAAACATTTCCCCTCAGATATGCATACAACATCTTTCTGTTCGGTCAACAGTTTCAACAGCGCGACAGAAGGCCGCCATAAATTGGAGAATTGTTAATTCAACTGTCACTTATCAGCACACAAATCGCAAATCAAATCTACTGAAGTTTCCTTATCtgttgtggttttttttttcttgccaGCTCGCCTGCCAGCTCATCGTCATGATAAGCCATAGAATACCCAAACACCTGCGAGATGTTCAAAAAATGTGTTTAATGAATCTGTATCTATCCCCTACGATACGAGCTGGCATTTGCCTTCCCAGTCATTTTGAAATAATATTAAAACTAACATTCGAATCTACATTTTTCGCACAAGAGCAATTTGAAATGATTGCTCCTTTCCAATGAGATCGCTTCCAGAAGAAGCATTCGACACAGCTTGTGCAAGATTCGAGTGCAATGTACCACGGAGCAGAGAGCGATTACGAAGAAGAGAGCCTGGTGgaagaggagcaggagcagacgGAGGAGAGTAGCAGCTCTGGGGACGTGGAGAGCGAGGAGAATGGCCTAGTCTTGCTGTACAAGAACCCAGctattaattgtccttcgtcCCCGTCCTGGCGCACGAAAGCTGGCGAGCCTAAGGAGCGCACCCTGTACTCCTTGGGCTATGCCGCATCCGACAAGTGGTCGACACTGGAAGCTACTCCTTGCCAAATGAAGAACAAGCCCAATCTGTATACACTGCTGGTGAAGCTGGCCAAAAACCGTTTGAGGACCGATTCGGTTGTCAGAATCGGCGAATGTCAGTTCCCAGTGCATCTCATGGTTCTGCAGAGCTACTCACAGTCGTTTCGCGATACCGCCCACGATATTGAATTGGAGCTACCAGAGGAGTACGTGACCGCAAGGAGTTTCGGTCTTATCTACGAATGGATGCTTACGGACAAGCCGCTCCTGCCCCGATTGGGCCTGCTGGAGGTCCTTCGAGCGGCAAAGTTCTTGAAGATCACACAGCTGGTCCGCCAGTGCGAGCATTGTCTGATAAATGGTTGCAAAGAGAACGCAGCTGCATTGCTGTACGTGGAGGCGAGGCGCCTGAACATGGAGCGATCTCAGCGACGTTTCCTTCTGCGAATTTCAAAGTTCTTTCTGACACTTGTGGCCTCTGAGGAGTTTCTCCTTCTGCCGCTGAAGCCGCTCCTTCTTCTGCTTAATTCGAGTATGCTCGGTGTCAACTCGGAGCTGGAGGTCCTAATGTCTGCAGTGCGCTGGTTGAATTGCCGGTGGCCTCAGCGCCAGGACAAGGTAAAAGAGGTCTCATCTTGTGTACGTTTTGCTTTGATCGCGCCGTGGCATTTAGTACGACTCCAAAATCCGGAATTATCTTCCTTGGAAGTGCTGAGGGTTGTCACTAACCCGACTGTGCGTCAGCTGATCCACGATGGCATTGCCTACACAACCACGCGAATCTACTACGGCGCCGATCAAGAGGGGTTCAAAAATCACCTCCTCAAATCTGCCATGAGCATACCAGAGCCAAGGACTTGGATCTTCGACCCCGCCTGCAGCCATCACCATCGCATTAACTGCAAGTTAGCACTGGACTTTTCCTACCAAGCGTTCATTGGATACCTCAACCGCCTGCAGGTACAGCCCAAGCACTACTGGGAATCGTTGGAGTCGGCAGTGGCTCCGAGCGGCGTCGAGTGCCTCAGCTGCCACCACTTAACCCAAAGGTCAAAGCCCTTGGCCCCAGCTGACCATCGCTAAACCCGTTTCCGTTGTATTCATTTGTTGTGAAAATTTTTAATATATATCTTGATACCCATTCCATTGAATTGATCCTGTCTTAGCTCATTGTTCCCACATAAGCTTATACGATGGTATAATACAGCGTAGTATTCATGTATCCGTCTCCGCCTCACTTGCAGTTCCTCAACATTTTGGCCCTGAGCGTTCTGGCGGTCATCTGGCGCAACCCCGAGATGATGGACGAGTTGGAAAGCGGCAGCCATGACTACACTGTGGATCTCAATGCACCGGCCTTGCCGACGCCCCTGAGCAAAGTGGACCCGCCCTACGCCTACCGCGACCATTCCCTCAACTATCGTAAGCGTGAGCGTAAGCAGTGACACAGAGTGGATCCGTGGATGGATTACTAATTatcgttttcgttttcattCTATGCTTGTAGAGAACTTTGACATGGGCGGACTGGTGTGCACCTGCATGATAGCCATAACACTGATGATGATCTATGGAACCATCAAGGGGAAACCGTCGCATCTGTTGCCCTTCTTCTGTCTGCAGCTGTTTGACTTCGCCATAACGACGTAAGATCATTTTAAATCGTTTTGTGGGCAACCTCCCCAGCTTTTTCTTTCCGGTCGCAGCCTCACCGCCGCTGGCTATCTGTGCTACCTACAGGCCATCCATCGCATCATTGCCGAGTCTCACCGCTTGCCCTGGCGCGAgaagctgctggagctgcCGCCTGAGGAGCTCGTCGTGGTGGTTCTCGTCGTTTTCGTGTGCATTGTATTCCTGAAGGCCTACTGCATTGGCATCGTCTGGCGCTGTTACAAGTACCTGACTCTGCGTCAGCAACATATCCGCACTTTGTTCCCCTTCCTCGAGACTGGATCCGGGATCAATGGTGTGGGCGGCACCTTTGGGGCTGAGGAGCGTGCCTACTCCACTCTGTTGCCCAACTATGATGAGGCCATTGCCCAGTACTTGAAGCAGGCACCGCCGCCATCCTATCAGGTGGCCATGTCCAACTACCAAGAGGATCAGGCCGGAGAAGCTGGCGGTGCTGAAGCAAATCCTGGTGTGCCCCCCCTGTTCGTGGCTCTGGATGCAGTGGCCACTGCAAACGCCGCCTCCATTATGGATGATAATGATAACATGGATAACAACAACGAAATgccgaacaacaacaacacgaTGCACGTGAATGCCAACACGCCTCCCATGCGACGCAGTGATGTCGCCCTTGGCCCCATTtccgatgacgatgatgatctGGAGGTGATCGACGCAGGCCTAGATGCGATGGAGAGCAttccaccgccgccgccgtacAACGATGTGGCCGATGCCGAAGTGCAGGTGCCATCCCCGTCAGCGGTAGATCGTCAGGTCAACATAACACCTGGGCGCAATGAGAGCCAGGCCTAAGTTGTGATTTCTTTAAGTTTGTTTCTCACTATGTAACCGTGATGTGAGCGCGTGCTCGCATTACTAGCATCCACATCCTCGTCTTGCCCAGCCGCACAACGTTTTTTTGGTTATCATAACTTGGCTCATTCCGTTTCCTCCATCAATCAGGTGCACTCTTGcgtttatacatatatgctcTATATACCTCTatctatacatatatagtatgTATTTATGCATAAATGTGTTGAAAAGTGTTTTAGCAAATGAAAAATTTGAAGTAATTCCCATTTATAGCCGCCGCTCATTATATTGTTGTTTAAGGTAAAATCAAAACGCAAGCAGATTGTCTTTATGAATGCATATatgctatatatatatatatggttGCTTCTCTTTAAATttccaaaaccaaaaaaaggacCGTAGCAAGGATTTTGGTGTGGCCCAGAAAAGCTTCAATTCCTTTTCGGCCACGTCCGATATTCGAAAGTAGATGCAACAACAACCTGTTATAAACGTTTTCATTCGTTTAACCATGAGAATTTCAATTAGATTAAGCCCAAGTAGTTCGTTACCAGATAAATTCAATTGGCGCCCGCAGCCCACAGCCCGAAAGCCCTGTCTCTGGGTATGAATATGGATGTTCTTTGTGTTAAGCTATCTCGTAAGACTCTTATGCATATTATATACTCGATACTTGATACGGAACACATGGCGTACATAACCCCATCACTTACGATGCTATATATCACCCGGATTTTACTATTGTGTATCAATTAACAGCAAACGAATCGTTTTATGTGTGTACGATATCTGTCTATGTATACTGTATACTAAATATGCAAAGATATTCGAATAAATATTAGTTTGTATTTAATTCAAAATGTAATTCCTTGCATTATCAATTGCGGATCGTGGAAACGATTTCACATGCGAGAAATTGTGAGACTTCTAGGGAATATGAAAGGAATCATTAAATGAATCACATCTCTCTCGTGGGTGCCCTAAGTCCGATCGATCACGGCAATCGGCCGCTTCCAGCTCGTCTGAGGCCGTGGTCGTGTAGGTGACGGAGTTCTACGGTGAGTCAATCAGGCTTTCCATGACTTGATAACGATTCTGAGCTCTTCTCCTGGCCCACACCAAGCGATTGTAGAATTCGAGGGAAGTCCCGCAGCTAAAAATACCCGATGTTGTTTTTCATGTGTGTCTATTGTATTTTTAAGATTTTATTTGCAttcaagttttttttttttgttttttttttgcttttcatTGACCTTGATCGCCTAAGCCTTCCAGTTGGCCCAGGTGCGGATCTCGTTCCAGATGTTGGTGCCGGGGCACTCGGTGGCGCTGACCTGACGGTGGCCGTACAGAGTGTAGCCGGAGATGATCTGGCCGCGAGAGACGGCGTCGGCGAGGAGACCCTTGGCGGCGGTGATCTGGGCGGAGGTGATCTTGTCGGTGTTGTAGTTACCCAGGAAGGAGATGCCAATGGACTTGGAGTTCCAGTTGGTGGCATGGGCTCCCACCACGTTCCAGCCGCGACCCTCGTACACGTTGCCATCGCCGCCGATCAGGAAGTTGTAGCCAATATCAGCCCAGCCGAGAGAGTCCATGTGGTAGGCCTGGATGTTCTTCAGCTGGGTCTGGCAAGCGGCTTGGGTTGTGCAGTAGTTGCCGGCGGTATGGTGGATCACAGCGTAGCTCAGGGACGACGCCAGGGTAGTCTTGCTGGTGGCCGAACGACCTCCCCACTGCGACTTGCTGATGATGGTCACACCCAGAGCGGCCTGGGCGCAGAAGAACACAGCTAGAAGGACGAGAGCTTTATTTGCCATTGTTGAAGATCGATTGTTCGTTGTTCCACTCAATGCCGCCTTATATACCCCATCGAATCGAACCCGAGCAGGCTTATCGCCAGCGATGAACAGGCGCGCGAGTCAGTTGAGTTCGCGCGAGCTTAAATCTGATATGGCGGCTATCTGGAGCACATCCTGATATGGCCGTAATGACGACCAAATCGGACTTCTAATCAGCACAAGTGGTACTAATTAATTTGTCTAGAAATTCCCTGCAGTATGTCTTATACCGTGCGGACCTTCGAAGACAAGACCTTTACTATAAAAGCTCAATATTCAATGACCTTTTATAGGAACAGATGTAATCCGGATAAATCCGTTGTTTTTCGAAGTAGAAGTCTACAGGACACTGGGCCTTGAAGCTCGACTGAAAGCTTTCCTATAAAAGATGACGCAGTCGCAGTGCCATGGCAGCGTAATGGTATAATTATCGTGTAATTTTCTGCACAGACAGACTACAATTTACGATTTGCACATTCCCAGGGTGTAAGATATGTGGACATCATACGATTTTCAAATCTGCTTCAAGCTataaattgtatttattttgttgttttttttcgttATCAATGTGATATTATGGGTTTTATACTAATTTATGAGCGTCTTGAAAACGATGAAGTGGCTGATATGATTTAAATCAAATTTTCACACCAAATATACACATATAGGGGCGTAGATGAGAGGATTTCATTTGGAATTTTGATTAGATTTCTGTCCTCCATCATTATTTTGTACAATGGTTAGTAGGGGGCAGACTCTGTACATTCTTACCCTTTGATGCACACGCCTCTGATGGGAACAATCGCAAGATAACTGATTTATTTCATTCTCATTTATATTTGGATGACGTAGAAACTGATACTCGTACCACAGGACTGTTTGACGGTGTGCCAGATTCGGCCAGACCAGGCGAACGACTCATTTGCGCGTCACTGGTTCCGCGAGAACCAAGCTGGTCAACTCTAGTCAGCATACAATAAACCGTTAGAAATTGCCAGCACAAGAACCACCTTAGTGAGCGTATT
It encodes the following:
- the LOC108158058 gene encoding kinesin-like protein subito — translated: MSDSYEAPVREKRSFLMARDPSVDRRCRPRPEKKLRLFDDIHEAMESTDGSDSESECASNGGDYATSVPSAEDISVGDTGPQVFLRLRPVGVASKAYSVSDDGKVLVTSVKSENTSTNVNKMEKHFGFTSIFDGSVGQRDVYDICVGPRILEEECVTIMTYGTSGSGKTYTLLGDDVLAGVIPRGLEHIFTIYMENLYHSPKLKLVNGCIEFLQDETTLREMQISKKLLSLCPDIGGHHERLKEAIQGDHTFETKADPNVSVMIWVSFVEIYNELVYDLLTIPPRQENLGAVPRKPMKISCNKGQVYIKGLTTVFVRSSEEALQLLRLGQQRSTYASTSVNANSSRSHCVFIVDVLKYNCSGMTTQCSYKFCDLAGSERVNNTGTIGLRLKEAKNINTSLMTLGRCLDAASTSRKKPNNDVIPFRDSKLTMLLQAALLGKERLAMIVTVTPLEKFYEENLNVLNFASIAKNIIFKEPLIKQHCTRYSGFFDNSKKNTQYEYIKEIEEINISLRQEIDRLKLDHVLKMQLLEERLRKEISETYQELLRENKKQWEKQAEKQRLMAEREFEFKLAAQKRLYEEQIEDLKDEIEELKPPSSESDSMDEKEDEPNASIEILDDE
- the LOC108158535 gene encoding uncharacterized protein LOC108158535 isoform X3 translates to MLRIHFKMGPQRSHHPSNNNNSNGTATSSNGNRQHKEFTCCFGLHVHTATLMIGLWHLFLNILALSVLAVIWRNPEMMDELESGSHDYTVDLNAPALPTPLSKVDPPYAYRDHSLNYRKREQNFDMGGLVCTCMIAITLMMIYGTIKGKPSHLLPFFCLQLFDFAITTLTAAGYLCYLQAIHRIIAESHRLPWREKLLELPPEELVVVVLVVFVCIVFLKAYCIGIVWRCYKYLTLRQQHIRTLFPFLETGSGINGVGGTFGAEERAYSTLLPNYDEAIAQYLKQAPPPSYQVAMSNYQEDQAGEAGGAEANPGVPPLFVALDAVATANAASIMDDNDNMDNNNEMPNNNNTMHVNANTPPMRRSDVALGPISDDDDDLEVIDAGLDAMESIPPPPPYNDVADAEVQVPSPSAVDRQVNITPGRNESQA
- the LOC108158535 gene encoding tetraspanning orphan receptor isoform X1: MLRIHFKMGPQRSHHPSNNNNSNGTATSSNGNRQHKEFTCCFGLHVHTATLMIGLWHLFLNILALSVLAVIWRNPEMMDELESGSHDYTVDLNAPALPTPLSKVDPPYAYRDHSLNYRKQNFDMGGLVCTCMIAITLMMIYGTIKGKPSHLLPFFCLQLFDFAITTLTAAGYLCYLQAIHRIIAESHRLPWREKLLELPPEELVVVVLVVFVCIVFLKAYCIGIVWRCYKYLTLRQQHIRTLFPFLETGSGINGVGGTFGAEERAYSTLLPNYDEAIAQYLKQAPPPSYQVAMSNYQEDQAGEAGGAEANPGVPPLFVALDAVATANAASIMDDNDNMDNNNEMPNNNNTMHVNANTPPMRRSDVALGPISDDDDDLEVIDAGLDAMESIPPPPPYNDVADAEVQVPSPSAVDRQVNITPGRNESQA
- the LOC108158535 gene encoding tetraspanning orphan receptor isoform X2; amino-acid sequence: MLRIHFKMGPQRSHHPSNNNNSNGTATSSNGNRQHKEFTCCFGLHVHTATLMIGLWHLFLNILALSVLAVIWRNPEMMDELESGSHDYTVDLNAPALPTPLSKVDPPYAYRDHSLNYQNFDMGGLVCTCMIAITLMMIYGTIKGKPSHLLPFFCLQLFDFAITTLTAAGYLCYLQAIHRIIAESHRLPWREKLLELPPEELVVVVLVVFVCIVFLKAYCIGIVWRCYKYLTLRQQHIRTLFPFLETGSGINGVGGTFGAEERAYSTLLPNYDEAIAQYLKQAPPPSYQVAMSNYQEDQAGEAGGAEANPGVPPLFVALDAVATANAASIMDDNDNMDNNNEMPNNNNTMHVNANTPPMRRSDVALGPISDDDDDLEVIDAGLDAMESIPPPPPYNDVADAEVQVPSPSAVDRQVNITPGRNESQA
- the LOC108158538 gene encoding peptidoglycan-recognition protein SC2, whose product is MANKALVLLAVFFCAQAALGVTIISKSQWGGRSATSKTTLASSLSYAVIHHTAGNYCTTQAACQTQLKNIQAYHMDSLGWADIGYNFLIGGDGNVYEGRGWNVVGAHATNWNSKSIGISFLGNYNTDKITSAQITAAKGLLADAVSRGQIISGYTLYGHRQVSATECPGTNIWNEIRTWANWKA